One segment of Chionomys nivalis chromosome 3, mChiNiv1.1, whole genome shotgun sequence DNA contains the following:
- the Mis18a gene encoding protein Mis18-alpha gives MAGPCSMACHPASCAGNRQDRWSDSSLLEKRLSECSIRHQLLQQWASMSSAVASETEAEPERCEKAAAAAGDYPLVFLCARCRRPLGDSLTWVTSQEDKSCILLSCVSSNVSVDKEQKLSKCKGEDGCILETLYCTGCSLNLGYVYKCTPKSLDYKRDLFCLSVKAIESYTLGSSEKQIVPQDKELFSLESRVEIEKSIKQMEDVLRALETKLWEVESKLTAAGR, from the exons ATGGCGGGTCCGTGCTCGATGGCTTGCCACCCTGCTTCATGTGCAGGCAACCGCCAGGACAGGTGGAGCGACTCCTCGCTTCTGGAGAAGCGGCTGTCAGAGTGCTCGATCCGCCACCAGCTGCTTCAGCAGTGGGCGAGCATGTCGAGCGCGGTCGCGTCGGAGACGGAGGCGGAGCCGGAACGGTGCGAGAAGGCGGCCGCGGCGGCCGGGGACTACCCGCTCGTGTTCCTGTGCGCGCGCTGTCGCCGGCCGCTGGGCGACTCGCTCACCTGGGTGACCAGCCAGGAGGACAAGAGCTGCATCCTTCTAAGCT GTGTGTCCTCTAATGTGTCTGTGGATAAAGAGCAGAAACTGTCCAAGTGCAAAGGTGAAGACGGTTG CATTCTTGAGACTCTGTACTGCACAGGCTGCTCCTTGAACCTCGGCTACGTGTACAAATGCACTCCCAAGAGCCTAGACTACAAGAGGGACTTGTTCTGCCTCAGCGTGAAAGCCATCGAAAG TTACACTTTAGGGTCCTCTGAGAAGCAGATCGTGCCGCAAGACAAGGAGCTTTTCAGTCTGGAGAGCAGAGTTGAAATAGAGAAGTCTATAAAGCAG ATGGAAGATGTCCTGAGAGCCTTGGAGACGAAGCTATGGGAGGTTGAATCAAAACTGACTGCTGCTGGCCGCTGA